From Malaya genurostris strain Urasoe2022 chromosome 2, Malgen_1.1, whole genome shotgun sequence:
CACGGAAAAGGATATGAATTTCACCGCAGAAATGGTAACGGAAAAGGTGCTTGGGATGTGGTGGGACACCACGAGTGACACGTTCACCTTTAAGCTCTCTCCAAAGCACGATGTGCAACTGATTTCCGGAGCTAGAATGCCTACAAAGCGAGAAGTTCTGAGAACGTTGATGGCGATATACGATCCTATGGGATTGATTGGCAACTTCCTCATCTATCTGAAAATCTTGCTGCAAGAAATTTGGCGATCTGGTTGTAGTTGGGACGATGAGATCGATGGAAGGTTGGCAGAAAGATGGAAAACATGGATCAGAGCGCTTCCGAACGTCGTGCAAATCAGAATTCCTCGCTGCTACCGAGTCGTGACGTCTGCAGGACCGAGTAATAATGTTGAGTTGCACATCTTCTGCGATGCCAGTGAGAATGGGATGGCTGCTGTTGCTTACTTTAGATTCGAGGAGAATGGAACAGTTGAGTCTTCACTGATCGGATCAAAAACCCGTGTAGCCCCGTTGAAATATTTGTCGATACCACGTCTGGAGCTGCAGGCTGCAGTAATAGGGGCACGTCTTGCCGAATGCATTGTTACATCACATAGATTGAAAGTTGTTCGTCGCACCTTCTGGACCGACTCTCGTGACGTGATCTGCTGGTTGCGATCTGATCACCGGCGTTACAGTCAATTCGTGGCATTCCGAATCAGCGAGCTATTGGATACAACGGAGGTAAATGAGTGGAGATGGTTGCCGACCAAAGCGAATGTAGCAGACGAGGGTACGAAGTGGCAAAAATCACCGAGTTTTGTGCCGAGCAGTCGATGGTTTCGTGGACCGGAATTTCTAAGGGAGCCCGAGAGCGGGTGGCCAGGTGATAGCTGAGATAAAGGTACAACTCTAGAAGAACTCCGTTCCTGCGTTCTTCATCATACAACTACCGATTCACTGGTAAATTTCGAACGTTTTTCGAAATGGTCGCGACTGCAGAGATCAGTTGGATATGTCCACCGTTTCATTGCGAATCTTCGCAAGCGTGCTAAGAAAGACTTTATCAGGACTGGCCCACTAACGCAAGAAGAGCTGATATTGGCAGAGAACACTATCTATCGGTTGGCTCAAATACAAGCGTATTCCGCAGAAATACAGTTATTGGGAAAGGGCAGCAGTTCGGAGGAGCCACCATGGAAACACACATTGCCGAAAACCAGTACGTTGTATAAGTTGAGTCCATTTATCGACGAGTATGGAGTCCTTCGAATGAGAGGTCGTATCGATGCCTGCGAGTGGGCAGACGAAAGTACAAAAAACCCGATTTTACTTCCAAGGCAGAACGTCGCAACTCGTTTGGTGATTGCAGACTACCATGCTAAGTTCCGCCATCAGAATCACCGCTCAGTGCTTAATGAGCTGCGACTCAAGTTTAACATCCCTCGTCTACGTTCAGAACTAGATCGTGTACGCAGAAATTGCCAGCGCTGCAAGATACGAGATTCAAGGCCACGGCCTCCTGCGATGGGAAACTTGCCACCCGCCCGTCTTGCTGCTTTCCAGCGACCGTTTTCATACACTGGAATCGATTACTTCGGGCCGATGACGGTACTAGTCGGCAGACGAGTCGAGAAAAGGTGGGGTGTTCTTCTTACCTGCATGACAACCAGAAGTGTACACATTGAAATTGCACACTCTCTGACCACAGATTCGTGCATTCTTGTGCTTCGCAATTTCATTGCAAGAAGGGGTTTGCCATTGGAAATCATCAGCGATCGAGGAACAAATTTCGTCGGAGCTTCCCGTGAATTGCGCGAAGCACTGGATCATGTCGACGAGGAGAAGCTTATGGTTGAATTCGTTAGCTCCAACACAAAATGGACGTTCAATCCGCCAGCTGCTCCACACTTTGGTGGTTGTTGGGAGCGTCTGATCCAGTCGATCAAGAAAATCATGAACGACTTCAACCCGCCACGTCTACCATCTGATGAAATTTTGCGTTCTATGTTAATGGAGATCGAAATGATATTGAATTCAAGACCGCTCACTGACATACCGCTAGAAAACGATTCTGAAGCCCCCCTTACGCCGAATCATTTTATGTTGGGTTCATCTAATGGGAGTAAGCCCCCGATCAAGTTCGATGATAAGCCTACTGTACTGAAGCAATCGTGGACGATGTCGCAGCTGTATGCCGACTACTTTTGGAAGAAGTGGGTGAATGAATACTTGCCTACCTTGACGCGCAGAACGAAATGGTTCCAACCAgtgaaaccaatccaggaagGCGATCTAGTATTGGTTGCGGATGGTAATCTTCCAAGGAACTGTTGGCCTCGAGGACGGGTAATTGAGGCCACTCAAGGCAAAGACAGACAAGTTCGTCGTGTTACTGTGCAGACGGCAAGCGGACTTCTGCAGAGACCAGCGACCAAGGTTGCAGTATTGGACATCGGTGCTAACGGTGGTAAGTCACTTGTTCGACAGTGACGTACCGAGGGGGAGTGTCACAACCCGGTGGGTTATGGCGCACCTTATTTCAACCGTCTTGATTCGTGCGAAACCTAATTTCAACCCTGTTCCCCAATGAACTGTCATCTGTCGTTAGTGGAAGGAGAATAGCGTGAGTAAGCAGTGAGTACACATGTGGTTTGTAGGTGAGGGAAATTAAGAGTtaaaatgaattgttttttcttaatattaatttgttatTCTACTTAAACTTAACTTAGAATAGTCAGTGCAGTGTAAAACATTATGAATTGATTTTCTAAAACTATACAGATACAAGGTAAAACATAAGAATTCACATGCAAACTTAACCTAAAACATAAATGATTTACAGCTAATAGTACGGATTGCTGATCAGTACAGTAAAACTCTCAGAAGTACGGAATTGTTAGTACGGACGAATTGATTATAGAAAAGACTAAACGTAAGTAATTTGTAAACACTTATTAACTTAAAATGTATACACTGttagttatatttatgatgtctgCTATGAAGTTGATTAATTTGAATATCATTGAATAATTCTCCCCAAGGGATTTTATAACTCTCTCTGTCTCTATTGGAAATAAACGAGTTACAAAACCGGAAAGCTTTCTGTTCGTCCGATTGCTAGCGCAACACATATATTTAGCTATATTTAAtgttaatttcaaatttaactaataatcagcactaaaatgtgcaaaatttgagaagaagaagaagaaaacgattTAAAAATCAGTTCGCAGTCATTTCTATAGAAATCACATGTAATTCAAGAGACATGGACATGAAATGCATGTTTTACACTTGTAGAAATCAAGTGAGAAATATGGTTGAAAACTGTATGTGGCCGGCAAGTGACCTTTAATTGATTATATTCTTTCATTTAACTCCGGTTTTAACTTCTTAGGCTGCAAACAGAGTGAGCGCGAGAATCTGAACCGAACTTGATGCTAATCAAAGCTTGATTTGCTGCTAATATCACTCAGGCTTTTGGTTTGGTTGGAAGTCAGTCACCAGCTCCGGCTCAGCTTCTCGCGCTCACTCTGTCTGCAgctttaaggactattcacacatttcagttccatgACGGTTCAGTAccttcagtgttcttttttgtcggaacccttccgttccgtttgcGTGCAGTTTCCGTTCCGACACAACAAAGGCAGTGACATACCGacctcagtgaaaataaaaaaaaataccggtaacgacgaatttgagtttgccggacggacgccacattgacggcgagctgcactgaaacggcacggtgccggataggtgtgaatgcgcgcatagaaaacgaatgaaataatatcagtatctgtggcactgaaccggaccagatatgtgtgaatagtcctataAAGTTGTTCACCGGTGCCGAGAATTGTGTTATCGCTCCGGAATGAAGTGGAACATTTTGAAAGATCGCAGGGAACAATCGAGTAGAATGCtgtagcataaatcaaataaacatagatctctcactacacggtgaaactaacagcacctctagtgagaaatgggtgtacttttttccattagttactgtggttgtgttaaatgcccAGGCAACTTTATGtatgcatttacgcacccattctccaccagacggcgcttttggtgttaCGGGTTGCTCACCTACATTActatcaaatacaaattataatacggaatacttcgacaaattttcaaggacacattttgcatcgtgcggtacactgtcatgatacactgtcagagtgacaatgtactttaacgagttttctataaaactagcaacactgaagggtaagaacaagttcaccatagttactgtttattataggaaaaataaataaacaaacagtttttatctgataatcaagatcacaagcgatttgtaagttaaacaattatctagaatggttaagccaccatgaatatactactagctgtattgatatttgtagattcatgggtgtttgtgttcatttttcatcttttgtgctagtgccggtgatatttagactgattgttgctgtttaatacagcaacgataaacataaacaaacaagtttattttgcacagtagcaactagcataaagcgttgccagaaacgatctccttccacattttcaatctatcgcaatgaaagggagtaatttgctaggcttacttgttcaggctgtgaaccaaacattggcggctcgtttgtatgggacttaggggtattattatttgtatttgttactattacactgggaaatctatgtttatttgatttatggctgTAGTAAGCTCCTCATTTCCAACGCAtagcaaatttaaaattcacatcaggttttagaaaaattttgttcgtgcCTGTATATCTACTATCTGTGACCAAACCAACAccaattagcggcccttacacgatcactaaaagtgtcattactaagtaatgacacttctgctcaaacgctcgtcattact
This genomic window contains:
- the LOC131428648 gene encoding uncharacterized protein LOC131428648 encodes the protein MRGRIDACEWADESTKNPILLPRQNVATRLVIADYHAKFRHQNHRSVLNELRLKFNIPRLRSELDRVRRNCQRCKIRDSRPRPPAMGNLPPARLAAFQRPFSYTGIDYFGPMTVLVGRRVEKRWGVLLTCMTTRSVHIEIAHSLTTDSCILVLRNFIARRGLPLEIISDRGTNFVGASRELREALDHVDEEKLMVEFVSSNTKWTFNPPAAPHFGGCWERLIQSIKKIMNDFNPPRLPSDEILRSMLMEIEMILNSRPLTDIPLENDSEAPLTPNHFMLGSSNGSKPPIKFDDKPTVLKQSWTMSQLYADYFWKKWVNEYLPTLTRRTKWFQPVKPIQEGDLVLVADGNLPRNCWPRGRVIEATQGKDRQVRRVTVQTASGLLQRPATKVAVLDIGANGGKSLVRQ